ttgcacataCAAATACAGTCATAATCTGGATTTGCGCGAGCAACTTACTTAGTTAACCAGCCAATTagagctgataattgccaattaacaagcaattattgatactaattggcaattagaatttacatgcagaactgtctaaacctattctatattgtgatgtgtgtaaattctaagtcacacagtTAAAAAGTGGTcatggctatgggtgtggaatgggtgggttgtgggcatttctaaaatctatgtgcatggttttagaatatacccagtctgtgcatttacacagttttacttggcatagctgcccacaactaaatttactcACACGGACaggcactcggcatattctataaatttaggcttattctataaagtatgcctaaatgtaggcgtactttatagactaTTCCTAAGCGTATttcatttcagtgccaattttttaggcgtcatatatatagaatctagtcctgtatgcaaatatatcttatACAAATTCATTgtgtaaatcctgaaaacctgactggctaggtctgGTTCCAGTAGTGTGTTTAGAAGCAGTGTCCTAGGGAGAGTGAGCAGCTCCATGtatgtatctatatatatctatatgtatACCTGTTAATTATACTCATCCACCCACTCACTCTAGGACAGTACTTCTCAATACTCTTGAAGATATttgatatataaataaatacacatgcaTACTCTTCTGCATATAGATTATAGGGTATTATCCATATGCAGATGAGTGTATGTgggtatttgtttatttatacatAGAATGTCAAGGCCCATATTATAGGGGGTTTGGTGCAGACCGTGAAATATTTTGGTAATCCTTCTCTGGATCATCTCTAAATGGTTCTTTATTGACCATGACTGATGGAATAAATGAACCCCACAGAAAGAAGACAGAACATATATTTATTAAATTGCATTTCCTGCCTCAGTGGTACATCATGATACATAGAGCTGAAATGCCTCTAGCCCTCTTCTGGTGTTAACCCTTGCAGAATAAACAGTGGATCCTCCAGAGTGGCTGTTCATTGATAACCTTTGGAAAGAGCTGCACCTACTACAGCAACAAACTTCTCCCAGGCAGCCTGCACCTCCACTGTGAAGGCTGAGCCCAGTCTGCGAGCTAGTACAATCACCAGAACCTGGCCAAAAAGCTGTAATGACAGAAAGAGAAAAGTGGATGCATTTTTATATATCAGGAAACAGAAAAAGAGAACACACACAAATCTTGACTGCTTCCAAGACTGTATTTTCATGGCAATGGACTATTTCTtagcaaaaaggagaaaaaaatcagcTAGTCAAAGACCTTCATGATTCCACATGCTCAGAAAAGGGAATGTGCCCTGGCTCAAATTAACAATTAGAACTTAATCTGGAGACAGAAACACCACTGATCAATAAGGCATAGCAAGAAATGTGCCTGTGTGCTGAGGATCTCAGGACCATTCCCTGCTTCTGGATCTACAAGACAGAAGATGAAATCTAATCTTATCAAGGCTGGATTTAAAATTGTGGCAGCCACAGGCAGGACCACAGAATAAGGACATGGTGATGCCTCTTTGACATGCCACTGGTGGATGACCCTGAAGTGGGAGAGAGCTTCTTTTTGGCCTGGACTGTACTTGGCACCTTCCAACATCTGGTTCCCTAGGCAGTGATGTTGCCTATGCCTAAATCTTGGCACGACTCTCATGGGAATCCATTTGCATGAAACAGTATGGAGATTGGCAGTGTGTGCAAAAGGGGAAAGAGAACTGCATTATGAATAATCTAAGCAAATACTTATTTAcaaaaagggtgatggatgcattgaacagcctcccagtggaggtggtagagataaagACTATCTAAGTTCAAGAAAACATAGGACAAACACATAGGATTTCTAAAGGAGAGCAAGgtatagtagatggtatggatgggcagactggataggtcacatGGTCTTTGCCCTCATTTTCTATGAATAGATCTCTTTCCCATCCACCTTCCATCCCTCACTGCATGACCTTTAGCAGGTCACTTAACCTGCATAGTGCACATTCTTTGGGTGAAGGATTATGTGAATACTTTATATAACGGGTACATTGATAGCATTTTGTGACTAACTTTATGTTTCTTACCTTAAAGTTATAAGGGTCCACATAGAGGGTTTTGGCATGAAGCTCACTTAGTTTGGCATAGATGCCCTTGATATTGTCCAGATGACTGACAGCTTCTCCTAGGGCACATAGCACCTTCTTGCCGTGGGCAGAGACCTTCGGATTATTGATGATGGCTGCAGGGCTGGACATGTTCCCAAAAGTGGCGAAGTATCTCTGGGTCCAGGGGTATGTGATCAGCACCCTAGAGAAGTGCAAAATGCAGTTatcagagaggaaggaaggaagagatggTGGTTTCATGAGCATTTGATAGGACACTTgacaaggagcagggagagaaaaCTCTCAGAGCCAGGGCTGAAGGGCGCAAATATACCTCTTTAGTCAATTGCTCGagcttctccagagtagccccccaaGCTCTAGACTGCACTCCCTGAAatgctctgcttaacacaagactatgtctacttcaggaagcaggtgaaagcttggctcttcaaccaggcctttaatggaagaagtaactaacttgttaatctcacttacacacacaaggagtgacacgggctgcacatgctgcagcaggacatgtttatctaatCCTACCcaagctaagataatatttaaccatctctctgacctcatttgcacacttgttttaaattagtcaccttattttctaactcctcttactctcttacctatctacatgttaaccatctctctgacctcaagtgcaacttttttaaattagtcaccttactttctaattcctcttactctcttacctatctatatgttccatctttgcttatactctacactgtcaattaaaatgtcctattacatattgtgttgaacattgtaagtagtatactatgccatactttgtattgttgtttgaatatttttactgctgtaattgtctattgctcacgtttgatttattcttactgtacaacaccttgagtgaattcattcaaaaggcggtaaataaatcctaataaataaacataaataaataaataatatgctcTAGCATTTTCTTTTATCGGGCTATTACATTACACCtcagttttgcagcccaaattacTAATTCAAGCAGGAAAACCTACTTTACAAGTGACAGCAAAAAGTTTCAACATAAGAAAGATGTAGACAAGGAGAGAAAGTGAGTGAAATAGacaactgaaaacaaaagaaaactctggaaaagaaaaaataagtaaaatatgcagttttggaaaaaaacagaccgtaaaagaaaaagaaataaatatggATAACTGAAGAGACAGAGGAGAGACCATTGTGTGCTAACCTGCTGAGAGTCTCTGGTCCTTCCTTCTCCACATCCACCTTCTGCCACACAGAGTTAATAGCAGCTTTCTCCTCGCTGGTCCAGTGCACCATCTTTGTTTTCGTTGTGTGCGACAGGAACAACTGGCTCAAGTCCTATGGCAGGGGCTGGAGAGAGCCAGTGAGACCCTGAGATTTATACAGACTGCTGCCAAACTCCACCCTGTCAACCCCACCCTTTCTGCCAAGGCAGCAGGGGCCCAGCCCCTCATATCTCTTCTTCCAGATGACCTCTGGCTTTTCTGACCCAGGCCCTGCAGCCCCTGTTGTAAGTTGCTTTCAAACAGAGGCAGAAAACATGAGCCTCTATTCCTTCTCTCAGCCCCACAGTCCTCTCCATCCCTATTATAGGCCAATAACTGACTGAAAGGGGATTCGATAAAAGTTTACAAAATCATGAATGGTATGAAACAGTTAAATAGGGAACAGTTGGttaacctttcaaacaacactaaaacaagaggacattcaattaaattatgacCAGCAGAGTGAAAACTAATTGTATAAATTTTGTTTtggaatctgttgctggaggTAACTAACATAACagggttcaaaagaggtttgaacAAATCCAGCCAGGTAGACTTTTGTTTATTTCTGGAAATCAACCATAAGAAACAGATCTACTTTTGTAGATGTGCCACATACTTGTGGACCAgtctggccactgtcagagaaaaTGCTAGGCtccatggaccttggtctgacccagcatggcttttCTCAAGTTTATACctgtccatatttatttatttattaggatttacttaccgcctctttgaaggaattcactcaaagcggtatacagcaagaataagtcaaacataagcaatagacaattacagcagtaaaatattcaaacaacaattcaaagtatggcatagtatgctacatttcaatgccaacacaatcctatataataaaactcaccctcaacgttctgaggacactgacgtcactgtcagttcctctgggtacttccttccggttcgaagggttcgtggtggtgaagccaccgaaatcactatgttggggccccgccctcacatcaaacgtgatgacgtcgagggcggagcaatggcgtcagtggcttcagaaccaacgactcagcacattgaaggtggcgttggcgtgcattgacgaggtccgcaacaatggcggtcagtgccttcacaacaccgaaggggtgagcagggagggggggttcgggacgaaaaccttgctagcgcccgtttcatttgcgcctgaaacgggcatgttttactagtgtacaataaaacatttaatagagagcatagggtgtaagcaaagatggaacatatagatagaaaataagggactaattaGAGAATTGTAAATGAGGTGAGGgagatgaggtcagaaaggtgcttgaacattatcttggctacggtaggagtggataaacatatcctgctatAATATATACAGGTGTCAATTAGTTCTTCCGTCTTAAGTCTTTAAGGAAGCACCTACATTTAAGTGCCAGTCACAGAATACCTACACTTTAATAGGTAATAGTACACTTACACACATTAGTGGTAGCAAAGAGCTAAGTGCCTTTCTGTaagagcagatgaaatttaatgtggacaaaagcaaagtgatgcacattggaaagaataatccaaattatagttacctgatgctagggtccaccttggggaaaaaaaagatctaggtgtcatcaaagACAATatcctgaaatcttctgcccagtgtgtggcggcggccaaaaagcaaacaggatgctaggaattattaggaaagggatggcaaataagaccaagaatactataatgcctctgtctcacaccatggtgcaacctcgccttgagtattgcattcagttctggtcgctgtatctcaaaaaagatataatggtaaacatttccacctaagcgtattttataagcgGCACCAAGATTTAAgttcagtatatagaatatgcttagttgatatcccagcgcataaaagtacacgcctccatttacacaaatgaaaatgtggggtaaatccctgcgcatagatttatgcacactgggccatattctaaaacAACATGTGTAAGTTTTGAAACACCCATAAAATGTCCACTTCCACGCCCATAGCCATGTCCCTTTTGATctgtgcactttagaatttaggcacagttaattacagaatacgcttagcaagctgtgtgcataaattctaaatatTGTCAATTAATATTCATTATTGCTTACTGTAAGTGCTGTCAAATATggtgattggcttattaagccaattaagttatgtgcgttgttatagaatacacctggatttcgaTGCAGAtcctctaggcatgctatatagaatctggccctaagtggctcattttcaattaaattgcatgcacaaattgggctccccctcccaccgctgccaccccctgtcactcccctgccgctgccgccccctgtcgctccccccccgccactgcagtccacggtctcacctgcctgcctccacagctccgggccccctgcattcaaggcggcagtcgcagatcacctctcttctggtcttccctccctgtgtcctgccctcgtctgatgtaacttccggtttccttGAGGGCGgtacacagagagggaaggcccgaagggaggtaatctgtgactgccgcttcaaatgcaggggacccggagctgaggaggcaggtaggtgagaccaggaactgcagcgccggtggtcTGACCCCGGCGCCagacccccccttggaggcccgagcccagggaattttgtcccccctgccacccctctcggtggccctgctgccacttacacatgccacttacagaatactgtaagataCATGTGCCCTTGCCACATTAAGGagttctttttactaagccacactaaaaagaGGCCAGTGCTGCTGTCAGCACATGGGTTTACGGTttactgcagccacttttagtttggcaataAAATGGTCGCATTTGCTATATCACTCATTAGagaccacacactaatttcccaattagcatgtggccattacagtgggagcccttactgccacctatttacttggagGTAAGGgcatcttcctcccctccccccacacggtTCGATATCTCAtgattcccttccctcctctgcgGTCCAGTATCTCAcaattcccttcctccccccacctcagtcCTTCAACCTCCTGGTACGAAGACAATGGCAGCAATTGAGGCAGAGCCCAGCTATCTGGCTTCAGGAATTTTATCTCTAATGCGTTCCgccttctctgatgtaacttcctgttcctgcataggCAGGTCTCACTAGAAAGAAAGCTTCTGTTCTGAAGCCAGTTAGCGGGGCTCTGCCTCAATCATTAGCACTGTCTTCAATGTACCGGGAGGTTGGAGGAccgaggtggggggaggaagggaattgTGAGATACTGGAccatggaggggggaagggaattaCCTGATATCAGaccgtgtggggggaggggaggggaggaagatgcCTTATCTGCTGGTGGAAGAAGGGAAACAAAAATGCCTAATTAGGGAGGAGTGGCCAGAAGAGAAAGAGGTGCTagctgagggggggagggtaacCGGGGAGTGTAGTTGTTGAAGTGGAGTTGtgaggagaggagaagagaggaaagaagagagatattagataagggaagagagggggagaggtatTGGAGctactaagggaaggagagagagagaaagagatgctgggGACTCGGGGGAGGGGCCCAAAGATTGttaagaggcagatgctggactgcaggaagggggcagagaaaaGAGAGGAATAGATGCTGGCCCTGGGATAGGGATGCAGGAAAAAAGAAAGATAGGGTGAGAAAGTAGAAATGAGGAGGGACGCAACACAGAGGGATTAtgctggacacggggggggggaggggacaaaaaGGGAAGTGCTGTACATAAGGGACAGGGACACATTCACAGAGAGGAGATGTTAGGACATTTAGGGACAAAGAtggaatgatggtggacatggagagataagaaatgtcaaatggaccggAGACCTTGCAAAGATTAGAAGATGGATGGGAATCAGGAATGGGGTGTTGGGAATCAGAGCAGAAGATAATGTAACCAAGGGgttaaaggaaagagaaggggttagggaaaagagggaaaaaataTAATACTTTATAGTCTATgggaaaatcaaaagtaaaatggggttgtacttgtgctggcgaacattcTGCTGGTCAGCAAGGTAacttggaatgggaagctaaggaggggttgTATAGGAAACGGGAGCTTGTAACAGTTGAGTGGTGCTTATGGCTTTGAAGAAGAAGGTGTGTTGTGAGTGAGCTCTGAGAGAGagttgaggatttgaaggcatttGTAAGGGGAAAGTAGTATGGCTAAGGTAAAAGTGTGGGaatgagaaaagagaaaggagggtAATAGGGAAAGTGTGTAGAAAGTCTGCCTGGTGTAAAGTGGCTGTTGGATGATTGGTAAAGGGTAAAAGGAAAGGGATTGTTAGTGAAAAGGGGAGGGCTACAGATAAAGGGTGAATGGAAGAAAAAACCCAGTCTTAGGTGCAAAGGAGGGGAAAAGGAAGCTGTGGGGGGTTTCTTCATATTAAATATTAAGGGAGAGGTGAAAAGAATGTTCActgattgaagagagagagagaatcttgaGCAGAGTGAGTGACAGCTAAGCACTGCAGCACCCAGAATAGGGAATTGCAGTACAGCTTAGGTGTTAGAAAGGAATATCTACTTAATTTTATTTGGATTAGAGAAGTTGGCCACAGTATTGCAACATTGTTTAATATCCCTTGAAGGTTGCTGGCAATTttcagggagagagggtcttgcttccaattattttagttttaagagagaggtgtagggagaagaacggaagaagaagaagagaaaatacCTCAATGATCTGGGCCACAACGCAAGAAAGTGTTGCAACTTTCAACATCAAACCAACAGCTAAGTGACAGAAATCCCTAAAGGAATAATTCTGGGGAAatagagaaaaaagagaaaaacaatataCTTACCTTGACATCTTGAGGGAAAGGAGCAGTAAcctgaaagagaaagaaatagaCACAAAGCATCAAATTCTTTTTCTTGACAATTATTAAGTACTTAAGTTCTAACATCTGATCTTTAAGTATCACatgaaattctccgaggacaagcaggctgcttgttctcacgactgggtgacgtccgcggcagcccccaccaaccggaaaaggcttcgcgggacggtcggcacgcagggcacgcccaccgcgcatgcgcggccgtcttcccgcccgtgcgcgaccgctcccgccagttcctttttttccgcgtctggagagagtcgtgctttgccgctctctctgctttcagccgccggaaagtcgatcgcgtttacgcggatcgttgttttttctctttagtttttgttaccgcccagtttcctttttctttttcaaaaaaaaaaaaaaaaaacctgagcgtgtggagcacgcgctccctttttccctcgtttccagcggggacgccgcgttgcggcctagtggccgcacggtcgttttcttttttcgaggtgtgatttttcgccaccattgacgactttgacttcgccgacgcgatttttccgtcgatgtcctcgaaggtcccgagtggatttaaaaagtgtggtcgctgcggccggccgatctcgcagaccgacacccacgcttggtgcctccagtgcctcgggccggagcacaatatcaagtcgtgttccctgtgtctcggtctccggaaatggactcaagttgcgaggcaagttctgcgggaccgtctttttggaacttgcgccggcccctcgacgtcgacctcgacggcatcggtatcgacgcccggtccttcggtaccggtatcgatgcccgagacatcggcaccgatggcatcgaccccaggagaacaggtcccgtcggcccgccggtccgccggcgagggtgAAGGTGAGcgggccgcgtgggcagtcggccccggtcactccctcagcccgtggtccacgggaccgaaccctgtctgacccggctcctcgagaccgagggggatcgtcctcctcctcctccatacctcccggcgccggtgacgcgcatcgaaagaaggacaagaagcgtcgtcaccggtcgccctcggtgcatccggacatcggagaggagggcGACGCCGAAGTGTCAtcgccgagaggagaggtccccgtcggttgtggaggtaccgacgcgtcagggttccggcacctcggtgccgtctcctggcccccatcagcttctggcaccgacacccctaccggccccaccgccttttcccggcagcgggcctggacgagtgtctcagagccatccttccggggatcctggaagggctgatgcgccaggctgtgccggcgccgggggtgcttgcgccctcgacgccgatgtctgtggcgccggcgagctctagcccggcgccgggggccatcgacaccgccgccgcttgcggcgccggtctcgaccgccacgcaggtggagtccccggtcgatggagggagctccgtccccgccgacgcgggagtccaccgctcgatgacaccgagacctcggtgcctcgacgtcgagccgggcccggttcaggactcagctacatgagcttatgtccgataccgaggatgaggcctcgtggggggaagaggaggaccctagatatttctcctcagaggagtctacgggccttccctcggaccccacgccttcaccggagaggaagctctcacctcctgagagtctctcctttgcctcctttgtgcgggatatgtctattagcattccctttcccgtggtctctgtggaagagccgagggccgagatgctcgaggtcctcgactatccatcaccacctagagagtcctccacggtgccgctgcacaatgtcctcaaggagacactgcttcggaactgggtgcgaccgttaactaaccccaccattcccaagaaagcagagtcccagtacaggatccactctgacccagagttaatgcggccccaactgccccatgactcggcgatcgtggattctgctctcaagagggcacggagttcgagggataccgcctcggcgcccccggggcgggagtctcgcactctggactcgtttgggaggaaggcctaccaatcctccatgctcgtgacccgcatccagtcatacctgctctatatgagcatccacatgcggactaatgtgcaacaactggcggacctggtcgataagctcccgccggagcagtccaggccttatcaggaggtggtcaggcagctgaaggcgtgcagaaagttcctgtccaggggtatctatgacacctgtgacgtggcatctcgtgctgcggcccaaggtatagtgatgcgcaggctctcatggctgcgtgcctctgacctggacaaccgcacccagcagagactggccgacgtcccttgccggggggataacatttttggtgagaaggtcgagcagctggtggaccaactgcatcagcgggaaaccgccctcgacaagctctcccaccgggcgccttcagcatccacctcagcaggtggacgtttttcccgggcccggcaggctgcaccctattcttttgcaaagcgtaggtacaaccagccggcccgaaggcctcgccaggcacagggacagccccagcgcgctcgttctcgtcaacagcgtgcgcctaagcagccccctgcgcctccacagcaaaagccggggacgggcttttgactggatcctcgggaacatagccgccctcaaagtgtccgtaccggacgatctgccggtcggggggaggttaagtttttttcaccaaaggtggcctctcataacctccgaccagtgggttctccaaatagtgcggtgcggatacgccctgaatttggcctccctgcctccaaattgtcccccgggagctcaatctttcagctcccatcacaagcaggtacttgcagaggaactctccgcccttctcagcgccaatgcggtcgagcccgtaccacccgggcaggaagggcagggattctattccaggtacttccttgtggaaaagaaaacaggggggatgcgtcccatcctagacctgagaggcctgaacaaattcctggtcaaagaaaagttcaggatgctttccttgggcacccttctgccaatgattcagaaaaacgactggctatgttccctggatttaaaggacgcatatactcacataccgatactgccagctcacagacagtatctcagattccgcctgggcgcacggcactttcagtattgtgtgctgccctttgggctcgcctctgctccacgagtgtttaccaagtgcctcgtggtggtagcggcctacctacgcaagctgggagtgtgtcccatatctcgacgattggctggtcaagaacacctcggaggcgggagccctccggtctatgcagtgcactactcgacttctggagctgctggggtttgtgataaattacccaaagtcccatctccagccaacacagtctctggaattcataggagctctgctgaatgcccagacggctcaggcctaccttcccgaagcgagggccaccaatctcctggccctggcttcgcagaccagagcgtctcagcaggtcacagctcagcagatgttgagacttctgggtcatatggcctccacagttcatgtgactcccatggctcgtcttcacatgagatctgctcaatggaccctagcttctcagtggtttcaagccaccgggaatctagaagatgtcatccgcctctccaccagttgccgcacttcactgctctggtggaccatccggactaatttgaccctgggacgtccattccaaattccgcagcccacgaaagtgctgacgactgatgcatctcgcctggggtggggagctcatgtcgatgggcttcacacccagggtctgtggtccctccaggaaaaggatctgcagatcaacctcctggagctccgagcgatctggaacgcactgaaggctttcagagatcggctgtcctaccaaattatccaaattcggacagacaatcaggttgcaatgtattacgtcaacaagcaggggggcaccggatctcgccccctgtgtcaggaagccgtcgggatgtggcgttgggcgtgccggttcggcatgctcctccaagccatgtacctggcaggcgtaaacaa
The genomic region above belongs to Microcaecilia unicolor chromosome 7, aMicUni1.1, whole genome shotgun sequence and contains:
- the LOC115474766 gene encoding hemoglobin subunit beta-2-like encodes the protein MVHWTSEEKAAINSVWQKVDVEKEGPETLSRVLITYPWTQRYFATFGNMSSPAAIINNPKVSAHGKKVLCALGEAVSHLDNIKGIYAKLSELHAKTLYVDPYNFKLFGQVLVIVLARRLGSAFTVEVQAAWEKFVAVVGAALSKGYQ